The DNA sequence ACCACCACCCTAAATCGTTTGTTTGTCCATGGAATTTACATTTTCCCACGCGGGGAACGTCGGTGTTTACAAGCTCAAAGGAAACTTGATCGGTGAAAAGGACGGGATTCCGATTGCCGAGGCATTTGCTGACGAATTGGAAAATGGAACCCGGAAGTTTGTCATCGACCTCTCGGAGCTCCAGCATATCAACAGTACCGGATTGGGGGTATTGATTACCCTGCATACCAAAACAAGAAAACAAGAAGGAGGGGAAATGGCGCTTGCAGGACCTTCTGCTTATATTCAGAACCTGCTGAAAATCACAAAGCTCAACACCATTTTCTCCATCTTCGAAACGACCGACGAAGCCCTCTCCGCCATTGCTTAGGGACGGGGGCGTTTTTCGTTTAATCTTCAACCAACTGACAATATGCCCATCGATGTACTTCTCGGCCTCCAATGGGGAGACGAAGGCAAAGGAAAAGTGGTAGATACCTTCACCCCTCATTATGATGTGGTGGCTCGGTTCCAAGGAGGGCCCAATGCTGGGCATACCATCGTCTTTAATGGCAAGAAATACGTGCTCCACCTGATCCCTTCCGGGATCTTCCATGAGGATACCGTATGCTTGGTCGGAAACGGGGTCGTAATTGATCCCATTACCCTCAAGCGCGAAATCGAAACCCTCGAGGCTACAGGAGAGCAGATTCGCGGCAAACTCCGGATTTCCCAGCGTGCCCATTTGATCTTGCCTACGCACAAATTGCTCGACGCAGCCTCTGAGCAAGCCAAAGGCGATCAGAAGATTGGTTCTACGCTTCGCGGAATTGGACCTACCTACATGGACAAAACAGGCCGTAACGGCTTGCGTGTAGGAGATTTGTTGTCCGATGAATTCGAGGATCGGTACAAAGCGCTGGTTACCAAGCACAAGAAAATGCTTGACCAGTTCTACCAATTCGAATATGATCTCTCCGAAATCGAGCCTCAATTCCTCGAAGCGGTGGAGTTCCTCAAAGGACTTCAGCTCATCAATTCCGAGAGCTTCATCAACCAGGAGCTGAAGGCAGGAAAGAAAATTCTAGCCGAAGGTGCTCAAGGAACCCTACTGGATATCGAATTCGGTAGCTATCCATTTGTGACCAGCTCCAATACCACCACCTCTGGGGCGTGTGTAGGATTGGGCGTTCCCCCTTCCTCTATCGGCCGAGTGTTCGGTATTTTCAAGGCATATTGTACGCGTGTCGGAAGCGGTCCTTTCCCAACTGAGTTGAATGACGAAGTGGGTGAAGAAATCCGCAAGGCGGGTTCCGAATTTGGAGCTACCACTGGCCGTCCTCGACGCACAGGGTGGATTGACCTGCCTTTGTTGAAGTATGCTGTTCAACTCAATGGCGTGACCGATCTCATCATGACCAAGGCGGATGTTCTGTCCATCAAAGATGAAATCATGGTCTGCACCGCTTATAAAACTGACGAGGGATTGACTCAGGATATCCCATTTGAGCAGGAAAATGCGGTGCCTGTCTACGAACCTCACAAAGGTTGGGGCGTGGATGTGACCGAGGTTCGCAGCAAAGAGAATCT is a window from the Pontibacter sp. G13 genome containing:
- a CDS encoding STAS domain-containing protein encodes the protein MEFTFSHAGNVGVYKLKGNLIGEKDGIPIAEAFADELENGTRKFVIDLSELQHINSTGLGVLITLHTKTRKQEGGEMALAGPSAYIQNLLKITKLNTIFSIFETTDEALSAIA
- a CDS encoding adenylosuccinate synthase; protein product: MPIDVLLGLQWGDEGKGKVVDTFTPHYDVVARFQGGPNAGHTIVFNGKKYVLHLIPSGIFHEDTVCLVGNGVVIDPITLKREIETLEATGEQIRGKLRISQRAHLILPTHKLLDAASEQAKGDQKIGSTLRGIGPTYMDKTGRNGLRVGDLLSDEFEDRYKALVTKHKKMLDQFYQFEYDLSEIEPQFLEAVEFLKGLQLINSESFINQELKAGKKILAEGAQGTLLDIEFGSYPFVTSSNTTTSGACVGLGVPPSSIGRVFGIFKAYCTRVGSGPFPTELNDEVGEEIRKAGSEFGATTGRPRRTGWIDLPLLKYAVQLNGVTDLIMTKADVLSIKDEIMVCTAYKTDEGLTQDIPFEQENAVPVYEPHKGWGVDVTEVRSKENLPQELKDYIKYLEGYLEVPITFVSVGPDREQIMEMHALEV